One window of the Shewanella cyperi genome contains the following:
- the thiI gene encoding tRNA uracil 4-sulfurtransferase ThiI, producing MKFIVKLYPEIMMKSKPVRMRFTKMLESNIRNVLKKIDEDAKVQRQWDRIMVMVPKDKPELESVFAERLACIPGIANVVQVAEYSFTTMDDIYQHALKVYRDVLKDKTFCVRVKRSGQHDFNSIEVERYVGGGLNQFTEAKGVKLKDPDITVNLEIDRDKLYMVNRRIEGLGGFPMATQEDVLSLISGGFDSGVASFQFIKKGARTHYCFFNLGGAQHEIGVKQVAYHLWKTYSESHKVKFISVPFDPVVTEILERIDKGLMGVILKRMMMRAATRVADRMGVQALVTGESLGQVSSQTLTNLNVIDRCTDLLILRPLITMDKQDIINEARRIGTEDFAASMPEYCGVISQRPTVKAVLSKVEEEELKFSADLLDRVIADAKAIDIREIAATMDAQVAETETVQAVSGNEIVVDIRAPEEEENKPLELDGVEVKHIPFFKLATAFADLDRSKTYLLYCERGVMSKLQALYLQEQGFTNIKVYRP from the coding sequence ATGAAGTTTATCGTCAAGCTGTACCCCGAAATCATGATGAAGAGCAAACCGGTAAGAATGCGCTTTACCAAAATGCTCGAGTCCAACATACGCAATGTGCTGAAAAAGATCGATGAAGATGCCAAGGTGCAGCGCCAGTGGGACAGGATCATGGTGATGGTGCCCAAGGACAAGCCGGAGCTGGAATCCGTGTTTGCCGAGCGTCTGGCCTGCATTCCCGGCATCGCCAACGTGGTGCAGGTGGCCGAGTACAGCTTCACCACCATGGATGACATCTATCAGCACGCGCTCAAGGTGTATCGCGATGTGCTCAAAGACAAAACCTTCTGCGTCCGGGTCAAGCGCTCCGGTCAGCACGACTTCAACTCCATCGAGGTGGAGCGCTACGTGGGCGGTGGCCTGAACCAGTTCACCGAGGCCAAGGGCGTTAAGCTCAAAGACCCTGATATTACGGTGAACCTGGAAATCGATCGCGACAAGCTGTACATGGTCAACCGCCGTATCGAAGGTTTGGGTGGCTTCCCCATGGCGACCCAGGAAGACGTACTGTCGCTGATCTCCGGCGGTTTCGACTCGGGTGTGGCCAGCTTCCAGTTCATCAAAAAGGGCGCCCGTACCCATTACTGTTTCTTTAACTTGGGCGGCGCCCAGCACGAGATTGGCGTTAAGCAGGTGGCCTACCACCTGTGGAAGACCTACAGCGAATCACACAAGGTCAAGTTTATCAGCGTGCCCTTCGATCCCGTGGTGACCGAGATCCTGGAGCGTATCGACAAGGGCCTGATGGGGGTGATCCTCAAGCGTATGATGATGCGCGCCGCCACCCGGGTGGCCGACCGTATGGGCGTGCAGGCGCTGGTAACAGGTGAGAGCCTGGGCCAGGTATCGAGCCAGACCCTCACCAACCTGAACGTGATTGACCGCTGTACCGACTTGTTGATCCTCAGGCCGCTTATCACCATGGACAAGCAGGACATTATCAACGAAGCCCGCCGTATCGGCACCGAGGACTTTGCCGCCTCCATGCCCGAGTATTGCGGCGTGATCTCCCAGCGCCCCACGGTCAAGGCCGTGCTGTCCAAGGTGGAAGAGGAGGAACTGAAGTTCTCTGCCGATCTGCTGGACAGGGTGATTGCCGATGCCAAGGCCATCGACATACGCGAGATTGCCGCCACCATGGATGCCCAGGTAGCCGAAACCGAAACGGTACAAGCCGTCAGTGGCAACGAGATAGTGGTGGATATCCGCGCCCCCGAGGAAGAGGAAAACAAACCGCTGGAGCTCGATGGCGTGGAAGTGAAGCATATTCCCTTCTTCAAGCTGGCCACCGCCTTTGCCGATCTCGATCGCAGCAAAACCTATCTGCTGTACTGCGAGCGCGGGGTGATGAGCAAGCTGCAGGCCCTCTATCTGCAGGAGCAGGGCTTTACCAATATCAAGGTATATCGTCCCTGA
- a CDS encoding transcriptional regulator GcvA, with protein sequence MSRRLPPLNAVKAFEAAARHLSFTRAAEELFVTQAAVSHQIKALEDFLGLKLFRRKNRSLLLTEEGQSYFLDIKDIFTDLADATDRLLARSAIGSLTVSMSPSFAIQWLVPRLAKFSEKNPEIDVRIKAVDSEVSSLTDDVDVAIYYGQGNWPGLRADKLRNEVLIPVCSPLLLHGPKPLEKPSDLKHHTLLHDMSRHDWQAWFRQCGVTDVNVNQGPIFSHSSLVLQAAAHGQGVALGYSVLARPDIKAGRLVVPFQEVLVSKDAYYLVCHQNHAELGKIVAFREWMLDMFAEESRSELLPG encoded by the coding sequence ATGTCGAGAAGGCTTCCCCCCCTCAACGCGGTCAAGGCATTCGAGGCCGCCGCCCGCCATCTGAGCTTCACCCGCGCGGCGGAAGAACTGTTTGTGACCCAGGCCGCGGTCAGCCATCAGATCAAGGCCCTTGAGGACTTTCTGGGATTAAAATTATTTCGCCGCAAGAACCGCTCTTTGCTGCTCACCGAAGAGGGTCAGAGCTACTTTCTCGACATCAAGGATATCTTCACCGATCTGGCCGACGCCACCGACAGGTTGCTGGCACGCAGTGCCATTGGTTCGTTGACGGTCAGCATGTCGCCCAGCTTTGCCATCCAGTGGTTGGTGCCACGGCTGGCCAAGTTCAGCGAAAAGAACCCCGAAATTGACGTGCGCATCAAGGCGGTGGACAGCGAGGTCAGCTCGCTCACCGACGATGTGGACGTGGCCATCTACTATGGTCAGGGCAACTGGCCTGGACTGCGGGCCGATAAGCTGCGCAACGAGGTGCTGATCCCCGTGTGTTCGCCCTTGTTGCTGCACGGCCCCAAACCGCTGGAAAAGCCGTCCGATCTCAAGCATCACACCCTGCTGCACGACATGAGCCGCCACGATTGGCAGGCCTGGTTCCGCCAGTGCGGCGTGACAGATGTTAACGTCAACCAGGGCCCTATCTTCAGCCATTCCTCCCTGGTGCTGCAGGCCGCGGCCCACGGTCAGGGTGTGGCCCTGGGCTACAGTGTGCTGGCAAGGCCCGACATTAAGGCCGGGCGCTTGGTGGTGCCCTTCCAGGAAGTGCTGGTGAGTAAGGATGCCTATTACCTGGTGTGCCACCAGAACCACGCCGAGCTCGGCAAGATAGTCGCCTTCCGCGAATGGATGCTGGACATGTTTGCCGAGGAGTCACGCAGTGAACTCTTGCCTGGATAA
- a CDS encoding alpha/beta fold hydrolase, which translates to MRLDASADGLQGGHDTLVIFAHGAGADMDSDFMADMAKGLAQRGVPVLRFNFPYMQKRRLDGTRRPPDRAPKLLDCFAEVLEQASARFKPKRVFLLGKSMGGRMATLFAARAVAASPVAASSKASPEASSAQAPIAGVICLGYPFLPPKGKEVRLAPVLDCPVPLLIVQGERDSFGTREQVLAWQLPEKVGLCWIPDGDHSLKPRKASGHSLEGNLALAVDACMAFIGAGHEQRAEQRAE; encoded by the coding sequence ATGCGACTCGACGCGTCCGCTGATGGTTTGCAAGGTGGGCACGACACTTTAGTGATCTTCGCCCACGGTGCCGGCGCCGATATGGACTCGGATTTTATGGCGGACATGGCCAAGGGCTTGGCCCAGCGCGGCGTGCCCGTGCTGAGGTTTAATTTTCCCTATATGCAAAAGCGCCGCCTGGATGGCACACGCCGGCCGCCGGACCGGGCGCCTAAGCTGCTGGACTGCTTTGCCGAGGTACTGGAGCAGGCCAGCGCGCGCTTCAAGCCCAAGCGGGTGTTTTTGCTTGGCAAGTCCATGGGCGGGCGGATGGCGACGCTGTTTGCTGCAAGAGCAGTTGCTGCCAGTCCCGTTGCTGCCAGCTCTAAAGCCAGCCCTGAAGCCAGCTCTGCACAGGCGCCAATTGCCGGCGTCATCTGTCTTGGCTATCCCTTTTTACCGCCCAAGGGCAAGGAGGTGCGCCTCGCCCCTGTGTTAGATTGCCCAGTGCCGCTGCTGATAGTGCAAGGGGAGCGTGACAGCTTTGGTACCCGGGAGCAGGTGTTGGCGTGGCAGTTGCCGGAAAAAGTGGGCCTGTGCTGGATCCCCGATGGCGATCACAGCCTCAAGCCACGCAAGGCCTCGGGTCACAGCCTCGAAGGCAATCTGGCCCTGGCCGTGGATGCCTGCATGGCCTTTATTGGAGCTGGGCATGAACAAAGAGCTGAACAAAGAGCTGAATAA
- a CDS encoding DUF423 domain-containing protein, which translates to MNRGLFLLACVSGFLAVAFGAFGSHGLKQLVSAEMLGVFHLAVEYQFYHTFALIAVALARPWVDSPLLNWAARLFIAGMLLFCGSLYALVLTGHKWLGPITPLGGLCLLAGWLLLAAGVWRSRGAQ; encoded by the coding sequence ATGAATAGAGGCTTGTTTTTGCTGGCCTGCGTCAGCGGTTTTCTTGCGGTGGCCTTTGGTGCCTTCGGCTCCCATGGCCTCAAACAGTTGGTCTCGGCCGAGATGCTCGGCGTGTTTCACCTGGCGGTGGAGTACCAGTTCTACCACACCTTTGCCCTGATTGCGGTGGCGCTGGCCAGACCCTGGGTGGATTCGCCCCTGCTCAACTGGGCGGCGCGGCTGTTTATCGCCGGCATGCTGCTGTTCTGCGGCTCCCTTTATGCTCTGGTGCTCACCGGCCATAAATGGCTCGGGCCCATCACCCCGCTGGGTGGCCTGTGCCTGCTGGCCGGTTGGTTGCTGCTGGCGGCGGGTGTGTGGCGCAGCCGCGGCGCACAATAG
- the rlmM gene encoding 23S rRNA (cytidine(2498)-2'-O)-methyltransferase RlmM: protein MKNLFLFCRAGYEKDCAAEIQQRAGMLNVGGFVKANNNDAFVVYQCFDAEGAELLARELLLDTLIFARQMFVCGDLIRDLPSDDRVSPLVAALEGVSRGGELRVETPDTNEAKELSAFCRKFTVPLRQALKKSGTLLDKENARRPIVHVCFVAPGQAYAGYSLSNNSSPHFGGIPRLKFPADAPSRSTLKLDEAFIHFIPKEEQETRLRSGMNAVDLGACPGGWTYQLVRRGMFVAAVDNGPMNDKLMETGQVTHHMADGFRFEPARKNVYWLVCDMVEKPARVAELMEAWAINGWFKEAIFNLKLPMKSRYKEVATILENMAAILKENGVADFQMRCKHLYHDRDEVTVHLWLRPNSPWN, encoded by the coding sequence ATGAAAAACCTGTTTTTATTCTGCCGCGCCGGTTATGAAAAAGATTGCGCGGCCGAGATCCAGCAACGGGCCGGAATGCTCAATGTCGGTGGCTTCGTCAAGGCCAACAACAACGATGCCTTTGTGGTCTATCAGTGTTTCGATGCCGAGGGCGCCGAACTGCTGGCGCGGGAACTGCTGCTGGACACCCTGATCTTTGCCCGGCAGATGTTTGTCTGCGGCGACCTTATCCGTGATCTGCCGAGCGACGACAGGGTCAGTCCCCTGGTGGCGGCGCTGGAAGGCGTCAGCCGCGGCGGCGAGCTCAGGGTCGAAACCCCGGACACCAACGAGGCCAAGGAACTGTCGGCCTTTTGCCGCAAGTTCACCGTGCCCCTGCGCCAGGCCCTGAAAAAATCCGGCACCCTGCTGGACAAGGAAAACGCCCGCCGTCCCATAGTGCACGTGTGTTTTGTGGCCCCGGGGCAGGCCTATGCCGGTTACTCGCTGTCGAACAACAGCTCACCCCATTTCGGTGGCATCCCCAGGCTAAAGTTCCCCGCCGATGCCCCCAGCCGCTCAACCCTGAAGCTCGATGAAGCCTTTATCCACTTCATTCCCAAGGAAGAGCAGGAAACCAGGCTGCGCAGCGGCATGAATGCCGTCGATCTCGGTGCCTGCCCCGGCGGCTGGACCTATCAGCTGGTGCGCCGCGGCATGTTTGTCGCCGCCGTGGACAACGGCCCCATGAACGACAAGCTGATGGAAACGGGCCAGGTCACCCACCATATGGCCGACGGCTTCCGCTTCGAACCGGCACGCAAGAATGTCTACTGGTTGGTGTGCGACATGGTGGAAAAGCCCGCCCGCGTCGCCGAGCTGATGGAAGCCTGGGCCATCAATGGCTGGTTCAAGGAAGCCATCTTCAACCTCAAGCTGCCAATGAAAAGCCGTTACAAGGAAGTGGCCACCATATTGGAAAACATGGCGGCTATTCTGAAGGAAAACGGCGTCGCCGATTTCCAGATGCGCTGCAAACACCTGTACCACGACAGGGATGAGGTGACGGTCCACCTGTGGTTGCGACCGAATTCACCTTGGAACTGA
- a CDS encoding glutathione S-transferase family protein translates to MKLFSTHNSPFSRVARIAIQELGLSEDVKIEFVTVRDPNSELLKYGPLGKVPALQMNGELFLDTRIVVAMLESVSPNTKLTASSDNSQALAFEGFCIGFLESIAVWIREARRQPELISEHLLAVEQQRAIRCVEYLNEHSHKLSHELSLGSIAVACGLDLAKRRLGFIEFEKYSALNDWFQLMTQRASFQSTVPI, encoded by the coding sequence ATGAAACTCTTCTCAACCCACAACTCTCCTTTTTCCCGGGTAGCAAGAATTGCAATACAGGAATTAGGCCTGTCAGAAGACGTGAAAATCGAGTTTGTCACGGTAAGAGACCCAAACAGTGAGCTGCTGAAATATGGGCCGCTAGGAAAAGTCCCGGCATTGCAGATGAACGGCGAATTATTTTTAGACACACGCATTGTGGTCGCCATGCTGGAATCGGTTTCTCCCAATACCAAGTTGACAGCCAGTAGCGATAATTCGCAAGCGCTGGCGTTCGAAGGCTTTTGCATTGGTTTCCTGGAAAGTATTGCCGTTTGGATCCGAGAGGCGCGGCGCCAGCCTGAACTCATCTCAGAACACTTGTTGGCAGTAGAACAGCAACGCGCTATTCGATGTGTCGAATATCTTAATGAGCATTCACATAAACTGAGCCACGAATTGTCTTTGGGCAGCATAGCCGTTGCCTGCGGCCTTGATTTAGCCAAAAGAAGGCTGGGTTTCATTGAGTTCGAAAAATACAGCGCCCTAAACGACTGGTTCCAGTTGATGACGCAAAGAGCGTCCTTTCAGAGCACAGTGCCAATCTAA
- a CDS encoding VOC family protein, with the protein MMTGINTAALYVRDQDEAVSFYVEKLGFVIHTDIRNGDYRWLTVQHPKQPSFQLGLIKPGPPVHDVKTAQTLHEIVAKGAMPPMVLMVDNCQSAYEHMSASGVEFTQTPTARYGTVDAGFRDPSGNGWKMIETSSKSQSRS; encoded by the coding sequence ATGATGACAGGTATAAACACGGCAGCCTTGTATGTGCGGGATCAGGATGAAGCCGTTTCATTCTATGTTGAGAAATTGGGATTCGTGATCCACACCGATATTCGTAATGGAGACTATCGTTGGCTCACGGTTCAGCATCCCAAGCAGCCTTCTTTCCAACTCGGTTTGATCAAACCCGGCCCGCCGGTGCATGACGTTAAAACAGCGCAAACCCTGCATGAAATAGTCGCCAAAGGAGCCATGCCACCTATGGTGTTGATGGTGGATAACTGCCAATCTGCTTACGAACACATGAGTGCATCCGGAGTGGAATTTACCCAGACCCCAACGGCACGATACGGGACTGTCGATGCCGGCTTTCGGGATCCGTCAGGCAATGGCTGGAAGATGATTGAAACATCGTCAAAGTCACAATCAAGGAGTTAG
- a CDS encoding helix-turn-helix transcriptional regulator has protein sequence MDAAPQEDWPIKRLAEVSAVSPAHFAREFKKAFGVPPHRYLLSRRIERATALLRDSDLPITEIALQTGWNSIGTFGRIFNDITGESPGEFRARECSTPHSRQEVPECVMRAIDRPNLNIAVSEKRRLESAVKLEVHNQDKEVT, from the coding sequence ATGGACGCGGCCCCCCAGGAGGATTGGCCCATTAAACGCCTGGCTGAGGTCAGCGCCGTTTCGCCGGCGCATTTTGCCCGGGAGTTTAAAAAAGCCTTCGGCGTACCGCCACACAGGTACTTGCTCAGCCGTCGTATAGAAAGAGCCACGGCGCTGCTGCGCGACTCAGATCTGCCCATTACAGAAATAGCCCTGCAAACCGGTTGGAACAGCATTGGTACCTTCGGCAGAATTTTCAACGATATAACCGGTGAGAGCCCCGGAGAATTTCGGGCTCGTGAATGCTCGACGCCACATTCACGACAGGAAGTGCCCGAATGTGTCATGCGCGCGATCGATCGTCCAAACCTCAACATAGCAGTTTCGGAGAAGCGCCGACTCGAGTCTGCCGTTAAGCTGGAAGTCCACAATCAAGATAAGGAAGTGACATGA
- a CDS encoding PH domain-containing protein, whose protein sequence is MDSVFKHILYDNEKILWQEKPYFPLFIVNFNDLLAIAVSALLCSFLLSGMDESTQIILIIFFFIFFVPMIYRYFVYPNTYYALTNRRIIFRSGFMGIDYKSVDYDCILNAECNVNPLENIFGVGTIRVFNGEFCERGPTTNDMRAIPFPYETYKRMKSIAMDIKSDINFPNKLRPEDNPGYHSKYRE, encoded by the coding sequence ATGGACAGTGTTTTCAAACACATTTTATACGATAACGAAAAGATCCTTTGGCAGGAGAAACCTTATTTCCCTTTGTTTATCGTAAACTTTAATGACTTACTAGCAATTGCAGTATCTGCGTTATTGTGCAGTTTCTTACTATCAGGGATGGACGAAAGTACACAAATTATTCTTATTATATTCTTTTTTATATTTTTTGTGCCTATGATTTACCGTTACTTTGTCTATCCGAATACTTATTATGCCTTAACAAATAGACGAATTATCTTTCGCAGCGGCTTTATGGGGATTGATTACAAATCGGTTGATTATGATTGCATATTAAACGCGGAGTGTAATGTAAACCCACTTGAGAACATATTCGGTGTAGGCACCATTCGTGTATTTAATGGCGAGTTCTGTGAGAGAGGGCCAACTACGAATGATATGCGTGCAATTCCATTCCCTTATGAGACTTATAAGCGCATGAAATCTATCGCCATGGATATTAAATCGGATATCAATTTCCCAAATAAATTGAGGCCTGAAGATAATCCGGGATATCACTCAAAGTACCGCGAATGA
- a CDS encoding IS3 family transposase (programmed frameshift), giving the protein MTRNRRTYSPEFKHEAACLVLDQNYSVPEACRAVDVGETAMRRWVEQLRAERGGLTPSSKALTPEQQKIQELEARINRLEREKAIFKKGHSSLNVGRTRTYALIDQLREHGAVELVCSVFDIALSSYYEYRQRQQGPDPERMALRSDIKRLFRLSRGAAGSRTLVRMMRELGYRIGRFKIRRLMQEAQLISKQPGAHAYRQATVERLDIPNRLSRQFKVSGPNHVWCGDITYIWAGSCWCYLAVVLDLYRRRVVGWALSDKPDATLATKALTMAYEQRGRPQGVMFHSDQGSQYTSRQFRQHLWRYRMTQSMSRRGNCWDNAPMERLFRSLKTEWVPVTGYSSRGEAMKDISFYLMDYYNRRRPHSYNAWLPPARAENQPNLQSGNC; this is encoded by the exons ATGACCAGAAATCGTCGTACTTATTCGCCAGAGTTCAAGCATGAGGCTGCTTGCCTGGTACTCGACCAGAATTATTCAGTTCCGGAAGCCTGCCGTGCAGTTGATGTGGGTGAAACCGCCATGCGCCGCTGGGTTGAGCAGTTGAGAGCGGAGCGTGGCGGGCTGACGCCAAGTTCCAAAGCGCTGACACCGGAGCAGCAGAAAATTCAGGAATTGGAGGCCCGGATTAACCGCCTTGAGCGAGAAAAGGCAATTT TTAAAAAAGGCCACAGCTCTCTTAATGTCGGACGAACTCGAACGTACGCGCTGATAGACCAGTTGAGGGAGCATGGTGCAGTCGAATTGGTCTGTTCAGTGTTCGATATCGCTCTATCCAGTTACTACGAATACAGGCAACGGCAACAAGGCCCTGACCCTGAGCGCATGGCGCTGCGCAGCGACATCAAGCGGCTGTTCCGGCTCAGCCGCGGTGCTGCCGGCAGCCGTACCCTGGTCCGGATGATGCGGGAGCTGGGGTATCGTATCGGTCGCTTCAAGATCAGAAGATTGATGCAGGAAGCCCAGTTGATAAGCAAGCAGCCCGGAGCTCACGCCTACAGACAGGCCACGGTTGAACGACTCGATATCCCAAATCGCCTGAGCCGTCAGTTCAAGGTGAGTGGCCCCAATCACGTCTGGTGTGGGGATATCACCTACATCTGGGCGGGCAGTTGCTGGTGCTATCTGGCGGTCGTGCTCGACCTGTACCGGCGTCGCGTGGTCGGCTGGGCGCTGTCGGATAAACCCGATGCGACATTGGCAACCAAAGCGCTGACCATGGCGTATGAACAACGGGGACGACCACAGGGTGTAATGTTCCACTCCGATCAGGGCAGCCAATACACCAGCCGCCAGTTTCGGCAACATCTGTGGCGTTATCGTATGACCCAAAGCATGAGTCGCCGCGGCAACTGCTGGGACAATGCACCGATGGAGCGCTTGTTCCGCAGTTTGAAAACCGAGTGGGTACCCGTGACCGGATATAGCTCCAGGGGAGAAGCAATGAAAGATATCAGTTTTTACCTGATGGACTACTACAACCGGCGACGGCCCCACAGCTACAACGCTTGGTTGCCCCCTGCGCGAGCAGAAAATCAACCTAACTTACAGTCCGGAAATTGTTGA